CCACCAGTTCCCAGGTGCGCGCCGGCTGCGCCATCAGCACCTCGAGCGAGCGCCGTTCGCGTTCGCCGGCGGTGGAATCGACCGCCGCCGACAGGCCGCAGATAAAGGCCGGGAAGAACAGGAAGCCGAGGATGCTGCCGATCAGGCCGGCGGAACGCGCGGCGTTGGTGGCGGTGTCGTAGCGCTGCACCTGGATCGGCTGCATGATCGCCGGCGACACCCCGTGCGCGAGCAGGCGCGCGCCGGCGATGTTCGAGCCGTAGGCCTGCAGCACGTCTTCGATCTCGCGGCGCCGGTTGTCCTGCTCGGTGGCCGAGTCGTACCACAGCTCGATGCGCGCCGGGCGCATCGCCCCATAGCTTTCGGTGAAGGTCTTGGGCAGGCGCAGCAGGGCCGCGGTCTTGGGCGAGTGCAGCAGCGCGCCAATCGCGTCCTCGTCCATTTGCGGTATCTCGTGCACGGTGATGTTCTTCTGCTTGAGCTGTGCCATCAGCGTGGGGGCCTGGGCGCCGCCGATCACGGCCAGCGAAATGCCTTCGCGCTCCGGGCGGGTGGCGCGCTCGATCTGCTGGTGCAGGATGTAGCCGAGCAGGACCGGGTACATCAGCGTGAACATCGCCAGCAGGCCGAGCGAGCGCTTGTCGCGCAGGGATTCGCGAATCTCTTTCAAGAACACGACGAAAAATTTTGGCTTGAAACGAGTCGGCTTCATGCGACGATCCCTTCATCGGTGCCGACCAGGCTGACGAACGCGTCTTCCAGGTTGGCGATGCCGGTGCGCTCGCACAACTGCAGCGGCGAGCCCTGGGCCACGGTGTAGCCCTTGGCGATCACGATCACGTCGTCGCACAAGTGGCTGACTTCCTGCATCACGTGGGTCGCCATCACCACGCAGCACCCTTCGGCGCGCAACGCGATCAGGGCGTTGCGCACGGCGCGCGTGCTCATCACGTCCAGGCCGCGGGTGGGTTCGTCCAGCAGCAGGTGGCGCGGGCGGTGCAGCAGCGCGCGCGCGAGCGCGACCTTGATGCGCTGGCCCTGCGAAAACCCCTTGCTGCGGCGCTCGAGGATGTCGTCCATGCCCAGCATCGCGCACACCTCGTCGATGCGCTGGCGCAGCAGCGCCTTGCCCATGCCGTTGAGCTCGCCGAAGTAAGTCAGGTATTCGCGCGTGGACAGGCGCTCGTACAGGCCGAACTGGTCGGTCAGGAAGCCGATGTTGGCGCGCACCGTCATCGGATCCTTTTCCGGATCGACGCCATCGATGGCGATGGTTCCGTGGTCGCGCCTGAGCATGCCGACCAGGGTGCGCAGCAGCGTGGTCTTGCCGGCGCCGTTGGGACCGAGCAGGGCGGTGATGGCGCCGTCGCGGGCGCTGAAGCTGACCCCGCCCAGCGCCTGGA
This genomic stretch from Massilia sp. 9096 harbors:
- a CDS encoding ABC transporter permease; its protein translation is MKPTRFKPKFFVVFLKEIRESLRDKRSLGLLAMFTLMYPVLLGYILHQQIERATRPEREGISLAVIGGAQAPTLMAQLKQKNITVHEIPQMDEDAIGALLHSPKTAALLRLPKTFTESYGAMRPARIELWYDSATEQDNRRREIEDVLQAYGSNIAGARLLAHGVSPAIMQPIQVQRYDTATNAARSAGLIGSILGFLFFPAFICGLSAAVDSTAGERERRSLEVLMAQPARTWELVVGKWLAAASLAIVGITLELALAHAILSWMPLEEIGMSWRVNWRDLALVCLASVPLSLLASGLQIAVAMNAKSFKEAQSVLSFVMLVPMVPGIAVSMLDLKTADWMYIVPMLSNQTLLRETAKGGDLGPLPFLLTFGCSLLGALIAVAFASWRMKSERYVLAV
- a CDS encoding ATP-binding cassette domain-containing protein; the protein is MIEAKEVRKQFGPIQALGGVSFSARDGAITALLGPNGAGKTTLLRTLVGMLRRDHGTIAIDGVDPEKDPMTVRANIGFLTDQFGLYERLSTREYLTYFGELNGMGKALLRQRIDEVCAMLGMDDILERRSKGFSQGQRIKVALARALLHRPRHLLLDEPTRGLDVMSTRAVRNALIALRAEGCCVVMATHVMQEVSHLCDDVIVIAKGYTVAQGSPLQLCERTGIANLEDAFVSLVGTDEGIVA